CACAGTTAACGAAGTCGGCAAAACCAGCTTAGACGGCGTTTACGCAGGCGGAGATGTCGCCACGGGCGCGGCAACGGTTATCAGCGCCATGGGTGCAGGCAAACGCGCAGCAAAAGCAATCCACGAATACTTAACAAACAAAAAATAAGCGCAATCTTTCAATCTATCTGAACTATAACTCCCTATTTTAACATATTACATACTTTTTAGAGGGGTGGTTTATTGCTTGCCTTAACCACCCATCCTATAATATAAAAGAACGATAATGCGATTTTTTTAATTTTGTATGTTAAAATTTGGGGTAAGGTGAGGGGGATAAGCCCCTCTCTCTCCGTTCTTCCTTTCTTCCCTTCCTGAAATAGAAAGTGTCTTCTTGATTTAAAAGGGATATTTCGGAAACCGTAATATTCCATTTTCATGTGGCTGGTTGCGGTTTAGGCCAAGACTGTCCCCGCTCCTGTTGAGCGCTCGGCGCGGAAAGATGCAACTGCATAAGCAACCAGTTTCCATCACGCTTTTCCAAGACTCCTGTCAACCGAGCTGGGTATGTAAACTTTTCCACAGCTATTTTTCCGTGGAAAATGATGTCTGTTGCAAACCAAGAAACTGAGCCAGACATGGACACAGCAACGTCTTTGTGTTCGATTGTTACAGAATCGGATTGTTCCCAATCCCTTCTTAA
The nucleotide sequence above comes from Candidatus Bathyarchaeota archaeon. Encoded proteins:
- a CDS encoding nuclear transport factor 2 family protein encodes the protein MKSDRQTQAEVTLTLRAMFEAYGKRDLNGVLSFWAPDPDIVVIGSGEDEKCIGINQFVKCLRRDWEQSDSVTIEHKDVAVSMSGSVSWFATDIIFHGKIAVEKFTYPARLTGVLEKRDGNWLLMQLHLSAPSAQQERGQSWPKPQPAT